The following are encoded together in the Diachasmimorpha longicaudata isolate KC_UGA_2023 chromosome 3, iyDiaLong2, whole genome shotgun sequence genome:
- the LOC135160178 gene encoding uncharacterized protein LOC135160178 — protein MNAGKCFKCGRFGHTVSDCFQHLSIHVDRIRSSPSCTRGRLCSNRSSRNHPYLRHSMDDFVFEYLRHRYPYHPGYLNLEFKVKMRDWRVRSRKDLNALWDLPVRSDIEAGVEDVFNLRRLFGETPAPQPCHVPQFLDDSERTCDICASYLWDYPGYYYINDTVIERPSNVSVTAFNNKWFN, from the exons ATGAACGCCGGAAAGTGTTTTAAGTGCGGTCGATTTGGGCACACTGTCTCCGACTGCTTCCAGCATCTCTCCATCCATGTGGACCGGATAAGATCTTCCCCATCCTGTACTCGGGGTCGGCTGTGCTCGAATCGTTCCTCGAGGAACCATccatacctgcggcactccatgGACGACTTCGTATTCGAATATCTG cGCCATCGATACCCCTATCATCCCGGGTACTTGAACTTGGAATTCAAGGTGAAGATGAGGGACTGGAGGGTTCGTAGTAGGAAAGATCTCAATGCCCTTTGGGATCTCCCCGTACGCTCCGACATCGAGGCTGGCGTAGAGGACGTCTTCAACCTCCGAAGACTCTTCGGAGAAACTCCAGCTCCACAACCGTGCCACGTGCCCCAGTTCCTGGACGATAGCGAAAGGACGTGCGACATCTGTGCCTCCTATCTGTGGGATTATCCAggctattattatattaatgatACTGTGATAGAGCGTCCCTCCAACGTATCTGTAACCGCTTTCAACAATAAAtggtttaattaa